In one Lycium barbarum isolate Lr01 chromosome 7, ASM1917538v2, whole genome shotgun sequence genomic region, the following are encoded:
- the LOC132601670 gene encoding uncharacterized protein LOC132601670 produces the protein MEHPHNAVFLLCSSRDKGCQPYMCDTSYRHSNCFDQFCKSSVLSLKSTNALSEGESQSAVGSPQEGNNVSGASCLLCRRHIEGWIVVEAARNFMNSKTRSCALETCNFTGNYAELRKHARHEHPFERPSEADPTRQSENINIMGIFLKQLYFQFVLSACAG, from the exons ATGGAGCATCCACATAATGCTGTCTTTTTACTTTGTTCTTCACGAGACAAGGGTTGTCAGCCTTATATGTGCGACACAAGTTATCGACATTCTAATTGTTTTGATCAATTTTGTAAGTCATCAGTGTTAagtttaaagtccacaaatgcATTAAGTGAGGGA GAATCACAATCAGCTGTAGGAAGTCCACAAGAGGGAAATAATGTATCAGGAGCTTCCTGCCTACTTTGCCGGCGACATATCGAAGGATGGATTGTTGTAGAGGCTGCTCGTAATTTCATGAACTCCAAAACAAGGAGTTGTGCCCTGGAGACATGTAATTTCACTGGTAATTATGCCGAACTAAGAAAGCATGCAAGGCATGAACATCCGTTTGAAAGGCCGTCTGAGGCTGACCCTACACGACAGTCTGAAAATATTAATATAATGGGTATATTTTTAAAACAATTATATTTTCAGTTTGTTTTATCTGCATGTGCCGGATAG